The Fodinibius salinus nucleotide sequence CCTTCAATGGAAGTTGTATAATACTGATACCCTTCCAAGCCCGACCGCAGACTTTCCTGCATAATGGGATAGTTAAACGATAATTTTAGATATGCAGAATGAGTATCAAGGTCTTCTCGGTATGTTTGAAGCACCTTTTCAAGCTTATCCGGATGAAAAACATCATCCTTAAAGTCATAAAATGACCGCATAATACGACTCATATTTATTCCTTTCTTGCCGGCTTCGAGGCCCACATATCCGCTGACGGAGGTCTCCAACGTAATAAGCTCACCGTCGGGACGAGGATATTTTAACGGCAGCTTAAAATCAGAAATACCTACTTGCTGGATAGGAACATCTGCACCTTCAATGAGTGATGCCGGTCCATTTTGAAGATCCGGCAGACTATCTTTATAGCTTTCGGATGCAATAAATGTAGGATCGTAATATTGTTTCAATTTGGTGGATAACATTCGTTTGAACTACAGTTGATTTAACTTTTTACAGGAACTTCTTTGTCCAAAAGATATGGACAATATTTTGCTGAATTTCGTTCGGTTTCTTCTAGTTCTACTTCGTACAAAAAACCATTCTCATCCGTTGCTTCCCGGATGGGTATTTCTATCTGTTCAAAAAAAGCTTTAACCAGGTTTTCTGTTGAGGGCATAATACCGTCTAGAAAGTCAACGTCCAGGTTTAAATTTTTATGATCACATTTTTCAATAATGTGTAATTGAATAATATCTTTCAGTTCAGAAAGATCAATAACATAACCGCTTTCAGAATCAGGAATGCCGGCAACGGTCACTTTTATAATATAATTATGTCCGTGCCAATTTTCATGATTGCACTTCCCAAATTTTTCCTTATTCCATTGATCTGATTTATCTGGGTTATGTAACCGGTGTGCAGCGTTAAAATGTGCTTTACGTGTGACGAAAACCAAAATTATATCTGTTACATTGGTTAATGGTGAACTTTTACAACGATTCTGAAATTTTGAAGGTTCCCTTCGACTAAAATCAAATTAAGTTATTATTTGAGGCTATTATTATCAACTTGCTTAAAATAAAAAAAGGAGGCCCCGAATCAACGGCACCTCCCTGTGATCAGCACACCTCACACATTGCATGTGAGATATTTGTATAAGACTATGCGCCCAGTAAAATTTCTTTATTTATCTTAAAATGAATACTTAAATCCCAAACTAACATTTCGGCCGGGATTAAACCGGCTGTACACCTGATCCTCGGCACGGAATCCCTGATACATTTCTTCTCTTTTTTCACTGAGAATATTAGAGATATTGAGGCTTACAGATGCAGCCCCAAACGACTTATTCAGATTAAACCGCAGACTGTGAAAAGGATCAGAATACACATCAGGAAAAATACCTCCCCCCACAAGCACGAGTGTTTCTCCTTTCACATTGTAAAACAACCCCGTATCAAAACCAATTTCAGGATTTTCATAAGTCAACCCTGCGTTGATGATATAGGGTGCCTGACCAGCCATTTGGCGCTGATCATCTACATTTTGTCCCTGCCGCTGATAATCTTTTCTAGCCTGAAACTCATCCTCAGTCATTTTAATTTGTGACTTCACAACAGTTACATTACCGTTAAAGCCGATATTTTCAAATGCAGAAGAAATAAATTCTAATGATTTTCGAATCTCCAGTTCAGCTCCAAATACCTGGCCATTGCCGACATTTCGCGGCTGATATTCACTGGTAGTCGGTGAATTTCGTAACCGAACAAGTTCGATGGGATCCTTGAATAATTTGTAAAAAGCACTGACAGACAACATCTGGTTGCGACTAAAGAATTGTTCCCAGCGGAAGTCAAAATTTTGAATACGTGTTTCCGTCAGGTTTCCATCCCAAGTACAATTTTGCCCGTTCGTATCACAGCCAATTTGAAATAGTCCTCCATTAAACCTCCGATTAGAAATAGGATCCAGAATTTGTGCAAAAGATAATTCTCGAAAAGAAGGGCGAGCAATCGTCTTTGAGTACGAAAATCGAAAGTTCATATCTTTGGATAACGAATAGGTGACATTGGCAGACGGGAAAAAATCAAGTGCATCCAGCACTTTAGCATCATCCAGATTTCTTGCATTCTGATCACCTTGTGCAAATCTAACTGATCGACCGGTATGACGCTGCACATATTTTTCGGCCCGAACACCTACATCGGCTTTTATATTTTGGGATAGACTGAATTCGTTTGAAATATAGAATGATGACTTTTGCACATTTGAGCTGTAGGCATTGGGGTTGGGCTCAATGTTACCGGACTGATAATATATTACACCATTACTGCCTCCGCCGTAAATATTTTCATCCACCAGTATCTCTGAGGGATCACCTGTCCAATTGGGCTGGTTACCAAAAAACGCCATATCATAAGAGAGGATTTCATAATCACGCTGCTTGTATACATGGCTTCCACCAAACTTAAATGTGGCAGTCTCTCCCAGTAATTTATACTCTTTACTAATGTTAACACGTCCTACCAAATTTGTTTCATCCATAGATCTCCAAAGCCTGCTTGGGTATCCCCCTGCTCCGGCGTTAAAAACGTAATTGGGATTAGGCTCCTGCCCACTCAGCGTATAAGTTACATTTCGTACATCAGGATCCTTCATTTCGGAAAGCGTTGGAGACAACCGCCAGTCAATTTCCCATTTCCCATCCTTAAAATAGTGGGTGCCATTTAACATTGCATTGGTAATACTTCGCTCACCGTATTCCAGATTATGCGAATCACCCAAATATCCTGATTGCCCGGGTGCACTTTCACTATTATTAATAAGAAAATTTGTAGCTTTTCGCTCACCGTTCTGTAAGTGCATACCAGTTAATTTATATTTGGATCTGGCAGTTTTAAAGGCGATACCCGCTAATCCTCCCAAAAGCACATTTTTTTCTGAAACTTTGCCATTCTGCGTATTTGCTCTTACTAACTCTGTTTGCCCAGGATCAGAAGGTACTTGATACTCACCAAAACTGTAATTATTGAAATGATTACTTGAATGTTTGTAAGTACCAGAAAATACATAGCCGAGCTTGTTCTCACTGCCCACATCAAATTGATTACCCAATGATAACCCCAAGGTATAGTCCATAGCATTGGTTGATTTTGTGGGTCCCAGTTTAGAATTAAAACTGTTTACAAAGTTGTACACCTGATCATCAGAAGCTCCGCTGATAGGAGTAGGAATATCATTCTGATTTTCTTTGGCAAGTTCAGGTAATGCCCGTGCCCCGCTGTCAAAACCCAAAAAATCAGTTTTACTTCCGCTGTTCGTCAAAAAATTGTTATTAAAATGCATTGCGGGATTATAATTAGTACTGGCCGAAACATTAAATATTGGTTTCTCGGGAAAATCAATCGTTTCGATATTTACAATACCCCCCGTAAAATCAGCTGGTAATTCTGCAGTGGCTGTTTTGTTAATTACCATATTTTGTATCAAACTGGTGGGAAAAATATCTACCTGCAGGCTGTTTTTTGTAGGATCTAAACTCGGGATTTCAACAGAATTCAGCATTGTTTTGGTATATCGGTCTCCTAACCCTCGTACATATACATATTTGCCACCCTGTATAGAAACACCTGTTACTTTTTTAAGGGCATCAGCAGCATCTGAAGCACCCGTTTGGGTAATTGTTTCAGAAGAAATTCCATCCAAGAAATTAGGTGAGTTTTTCTTCTTTGTCAGTAAAGCCGCTTCCGAAATGTTGATCGATTCGGCAGAGACAACAACTTCCTCCATATGTTCTGTCGCTGTCTGCAGTTGGATATTATCTACTACGGTTACTTCTCCCGGAGCAACGTCAATATCCCTTACCGTCATCGATTCATAGGAAATATAAGAAAGACGAAGATCGTACGTACCTGAGGGAACTTTTATATCAAACTTCCCATCCAGATCGGTACTTGCACCATTCGAGGTACCTTTAACAAGTATATTAACACCGACAAGCGGTTCTCCATCTGCAGCGTCGGTTACCGTTCCGCGAATAGTGCCTTGTTGAGCATATAACACACTGGTTATGCTAAGGCACATAATAATCAAAAATAATTGTTTAAAATTTTTCATGGGACTGATCACTAATAGTCGTTAAAAAATTGTGTGCTGTTATTAAAAAGAAGCTTGCCTTTGAATATCCAAAGGCAAGCTTTTGGAGTTTAGATACGTT carries:
- a CDS encoding 6-pyruvoyl trahydropterin synthase family protein yields the protein MVFVTRKAHFNAAHRLHNPDKSDQWNKEKFGKCNHENWHGHNYIIKVTVAGIPDSESGYVIDLSELKDIIQLHIIEKCDHKNLNLDVDFLDGIMPSTENLVKAFFEQIEIPIREATDENGFLYEVELEETERNSAKYCPYLLDKEVPVKS
- the folE2 gene encoding GTP cyclohydrolase FolE2 — protein: MLSTKLKQYYDPTFIASESYKDSLPDLQNGPASLIEGADVPIQQVGISDFKLPLKYPRPDGELITLETSVSGYVGLEAGKKGINMSRIMRSFYDFKDDVFHPDKLEKVLQTYREDLDTHSAYLKLSFNYPIMQESLRSGLEGYQYYTTSIEGTIDAEGRFRKFMHLDFEYSSACPCSYELSEHAREQREVASIPHSQRSVASLTVELTDELFVEDLVSHCREALMTETQVMVKREDEQAFAEMNGAYQKFVEDAARLLYEELNDEECIYDFVVRCVHMESLHSHDAVSRICKGVKNGLR
- a CDS encoding TonB-dependent receptor; translated protein: MCLSITSVLYAQQGTIRGTVTDAADGEPLVGVNILVKGTSNGASTDLDGKFDIKVPSGTYDLRLSYISYESMTVRDIDVAPGEVTVVDNIQLQTATEHMEEVVVSAESINISEAALLTKKKNSPNFLDGISSETITQTGASDAADALKKVTGVSIQGGKYVYVRGLGDRYTKTMLNSVEIPSLDPTKNSLQVDIFPTSLIQNMVINKTATAELPADFTGGIVNIETIDFPEKPIFNVSASTNYNPAMHFNNNFLTNSGSKTDFLGFDSGARALPELAKENQNDIPTPISGASDDQVYNFVNSFNSKLGPTKSTNAMDYTLGLSLGNQFDVGSENKLGYVFSGTYKHSSNHFNNYSFGEYQVPSDPGQTELVRANTQNGKVSEKNVLLGGLAGIAFKTARSKYKLTGMHLQNGERKATNFLINNSESAPGQSGYLGDSHNLEYGERSITNAMLNGTHYFKDGKWEIDWRLSPTLSEMKDPDVRNVTYTLSGQEPNPNYVFNAGAGGYPSRLWRSMDETNLVGRVNISKEYKLLGETATFKFGGSHVYKQRDYEILSYDMAFFGNQPNWTGDPSEILVDENIYGGGSNGVIYYQSGNIEPNPNAYSSNVQKSSFYISNEFSLSQNIKADVGVRAEKYVQRHTGRSVRFAQGDQNARNLDDAKVLDALDFFPSANVTYSLSKDMNFRFSYSKTIARPSFRELSFAQILDPISNRRFNGGLFQIGCDTNGQNCTWDGNLTETRIQNFDFRWEQFFSRNQMLSVSAFYKLFKDPIELVRLRNSPTTSEYQPRNVGNGQVFGAELEIRKSLEFISSAFENIGFNGNVTVVKSQIKMTEDEFQARKDYQRQGQNVDDQRQMAGQAPYIINAGLTYENPEIGFDTGLFYNVKGETLVLVGGGIFPDVYSDPFHSLRFNLNKSFGAASVSLNISNILSEKREEMYQGFRAEDQVYSRFNPGRNVSLGFKYSF